In one Streptomyces sp. NBC_00597 genomic region, the following are encoded:
- a CDS encoding GDSL-type esterase/lipase family protein: MNDPHASVPGPADRTTTTVTTPLTADLLRGALDLERTEHGVLPHRLPAWARAQYADGQLAMAQGQPSGVRLVFRSTATTIELDTLRTKMAYVGAPPRPDGVYDLLVDGRLAGQASVTGGNVREVDMTTGAVDTRPGPIGTVRFEGLPARPKDVEIWLPYNEITELVSLRTDAPVESAPQGSRRVWLHHGSSVSHGSDAAGPSRTWPALAASLGGVDLINMGFGGSALLDPFTARAMRDTPADLVSVKFGINLVNTDLMRLRAFTPAVHGFLDTLREGHPTAPLLVVSSVLCPIHEDTPGPSVPDFSNLSAGKLQFRAAGDPAERAAGKLTLGVIRDELSRIVKQRAAEDPHLYYLDGRELYGEADFTELPLPDQLHPDAATHRRIGDRFAALAFGEGGPFAPACAR; the protein is encoded by the coding sequence ATGAACGACCCGCATGCCTCCGTACCCGGCCCCGCCGACCGGACCACCACGACCGTCACCACCCCCCTCACCGCGGACCTCCTGCGCGGCGCGCTCGACCTGGAGCGCACGGAGCACGGTGTGCTCCCGCACCGGCTGCCGGCGTGGGCCCGCGCGCAGTACGCGGACGGGCAGCTGGCGATGGCGCAGGGCCAGCCCTCCGGCGTACGACTGGTGTTCCGGAGCACGGCCACCACCATCGAACTGGACACGCTCCGCACCAAGATGGCGTACGTGGGCGCTCCGCCCCGTCCCGACGGCGTGTACGACCTCCTCGTCGACGGCCGCCTCGCCGGTCAGGCCTCGGTGACCGGTGGCAACGTCCGCGAGGTCGACATGACCACCGGGGCCGTCGATACCCGGCCCGGCCCCATCGGCACCGTCCGGTTCGAGGGGCTGCCCGCCCGCCCGAAGGACGTCGAGATCTGGCTGCCGTACAACGAGATCACCGAGCTCGTCTCCCTGCGCACCGACGCCCCCGTCGAGTCCGCACCGCAGGGGAGCCGCAGGGTGTGGCTGCACCACGGCAGCTCGGTCAGCCACGGCTCGGACGCCGCCGGCCCCTCCAGGACCTGGCCGGCGCTGGCCGCCTCCCTCGGCGGTGTGGACCTGATCAACATGGGCTTCGGCGGTAGCGCCCTGCTCGACCCGTTCACCGCCCGGGCCATGCGCGACACCCCGGCCGACCTGGTCAGCGTCAAGTTCGGCATCAACCTCGTGAACACCGACCTGATGCGCCTGCGCGCCTTCACCCCGGCTGTGCACGGTTTCCTCGACACCCTGCGGGAGGGGCATCCCACCGCCCCCCTGCTGGTCGTCTCGTCCGTCCTGTGCCCCATCCACGAGGACACCCCCGGCCCCAGCGTCCCGGACTTCAGCAACCTGAGCGCCGGGAAGCTCCAGTTCCGTGCCGCGGGCGACCCCGCGGAGCGCGCCGCGGGGAAGTTGACGCTGGGCGTCATCCGCGACGAGCTGTCCCGCATCGTGAAGCAGCGCGCGGCCGAGGACCCCCACCTGTACTACCTCGACGGCCGCGAACTCTACGGCGAGGCGGACTTCACCGAGCTACCGCTCCCCGACCAGCTCCACCCGGACGCCGCCACCCACCGCCGCATCGGCGACCGGTTCGCCGCACTGGCCTTCGGCGAAGGCGGCCCCTTCGCCCCAGCCTGCGCCCGCTGA